The genomic stretch ATCTTCAGTTAAAAATATATGTCCATCGTCTTGGACGAAACCTCTAACTCTCAGTAATCCATAGAGTTCTCCTCTCTTTTCCCATCTAAAAACCAGTCCAAACTCTGAAAATCTTATAGGCAAATCTTTGTAACTCCTCGTTTTAGATTTGTATATTAAGATATGGGCTGGACAATTCATTGGCTTAAGACCTAATTCTTCTTCCTCCATTTTGAAAAGAACCATCTTATCCTTATAATAATCGTAATGACCACTAGTTTTCCAGAGAATTGACCTATATATCTCTGCAGTAAAGACTTCTTGATAACCCATACTTTCGTTTATTTCTTCCATAAACCTCATCAGTTCTTTCCTTATTATCTGTCCTTTATAATGAAATAGCGCGAGACCAGGTGCAGTCTCGTCCGGAAAGCTGAATAAATCTAGTCTTTCTCCTATTATCCTATGATCGTATTCTGATACCTCCTCTAGCCACTTTAAATATTGCTCTAATTCCTCTTTTTTCTCAAATCCAACGCCCCTTATTCTAACATATTGAACATTAGGAGAAGGATGATGAACCGAAATATTAAGTATTTCAAAATACTTTGGTTCTAAACCTGAGGGTTCTCCTAACACTCTAATCTTATTCCCATTAAATTCTATATACCCATTCTTTAACTGATAGGAGTATTGATTATAGGTGGCGAATTTTTTAGCTTCATCTAGTGTTAGAGTAGTATCACTTTCTATGTCAACATAAAAATCTCTCTCACCTAAACCGACTTCTACGGGTTTAAACCCGTTTGAGGCCAAATTTAAGGCATAGATTATTCCAGCCTTCAGCCATACTCCTTTATACTCTTCCATAGTTAGGTATT from Sulfolobus sp. S-194 encodes the following:
- the thrS gene encoding threonine--tRNA ligase, with protein sequence MEEYKGVWLKAGIIYALNLASNGFKPVEVGLGERDFYVDIESDTTLTLDEAKKFATYNQYSYQLKNGYIEFNGNKIRVLGEPSGLEPKYFEILNISVHHPSPNVQYVRIRGVGFEKKEELEQYLKWLEEVSEYDHRIIGERLDLFSFPDETAPGLALFHYKGQIIRKELMRFMEEINESMGYQEVFTAEIYRSILWKTSGHYDYYKDKMVLFKMEEEELGLKPMNCPAHILIYKSKTRSYKDLPIRFSEFGLVFRWEKRGELYGLLRVRGFVQDDGHIFLTEDQIKDEVKILVKKTIDVLSIFGFKGDDVRINLSTRPDESIGSDELWEKATNALVSALNELGIKYIVKEKEGAFYGPKIDFEIRDSLGRWWQLSTIQVDFNLPERFKLEYIDKDGSRRRPVMIHRAIYGSIERFMAILLEHFRGKLPTWISPVQVRVLPISKDVEDYALNLLSKLKENKIRVELDMSDETLSKRIKNAYDQGVPYMIIVGKKEREEGKVTVRGRNNVEIRGVKFDDFLKALLEEIRNRDLNQSAINKLK